The following coding sequences are from one Gossypium hirsutum isolate 1008001.06 chromosome A12, Gossypium_hirsutum_v2.1, whole genome shotgun sequence window:
- the LOC107934512 gene encoding uncharacterized protein isoform X3 yields MMRRQEENHRHQDQQSRVFHELSALVLNLIRSPPIPFADESPVPGWRSHPQYLSTTTISPAGYAWLMLGISVSLMLCGSVTFFIGFLLMPWVIGLFMVFYVAGIVSVISMLGRSILCYAMAPPPSPRKDIPDC; encoded by the coding sequence ATGATGAGAAGACAAGAGGAAAATCATCGACATCAGGATCAGCAATCAAGGGTTTTCCACGAGCTGTCGGCGCTGGTTCTGAATCTTATACGATCGCCGCCGATACCTTTCGCCGACGAATCTCCGGTGCCGGGGTGGAGGTCTCACCCCCAATACTTGTCGACGACGACGATATCTCCGGCGGGATACGCTTGGCTGATGCTAGGGATATCGGTTTCGTTGATGTTGTGTGGATCGGTTACTTTCTTTATAGGTTTCTTGTTGATGCCTTGGGTTATTGGCTTGTTCATGGTATTTTACGTTGCTGGGATTGTTTCCGTGATTTCCATGTTAGGTCGTTCTATTCTTTGTTACGCCATGGCCCCCCCTCCTTCGCCTCGAAAGGATATTCCTG
- the LOC107934512 gene encoding uncharacterized protein isoform X2, giving the protein MMRRQEENHRHQDQQSRVFHELSALVLNLIRSPPIPFADESPVPGWRSHPQYLSTTTISPAGYAWLMLGISVSLMLCGSVTFFIGFLLMPWVIGLFMVFYVAGIVSVISMLGRSILCYAMAPPPSPRKDIPAWKVL; this is encoded by the coding sequence ATGATGAGAAGACAAGAGGAAAATCATCGACATCAGGATCAGCAATCAAGGGTTTTCCACGAGCTGTCGGCGCTGGTTCTGAATCTTATACGATCGCCGCCGATACCTTTCGCCGACGAATCTCCGGTGCCGGGGTGGAGGTCTCACCCCCAATACTTGTCGACGACGACGATATCTCCGGCGGGATACGCTTGGCTGATGCTAGGGATATCGGTTTCGTTGATGTTGTGTGGATCGGTTACTTTCTTTATAGGTTTCTTGTTGATGCCTTGGGTTATTGGCTTGTTCATGGTATTTTACGTTGCTGGGATTGTTTCCGTGATTTCCATGTTAGGTCGTTCTATTCTTTGTTACGCCATGGCCCCCCCTCCTTCGCCTCGAAAGGATATTCCTG
- the LOC107934512 gene encoding uncharacterized protein isoform X1, whose amino-acid sequence MMRRQEENHRHQDQQSRVFHELSALVLNLIRSPPIPFADESPVPGWRSHPQYLSTTTISPAGYAWLMLGISVSLMLCGSVTFFIGFLLMPWVIGLFMVFYVAGIVSVISMLGRSILCYAMAPPPSPRKDIPDLVDC is encoded by the coding sequence ATGATGAGAAGACAAGAGGAAAATCATCGACATCAGGATCAGCAATCAAGGGTTTTCCACGAGCTGTCGGCGCTGGTTCTGAATCTTATACGATCGCCGCCGATACCTTTCGCCGACGAATCTCCGGTGCCGGGGTGGAGGTCTCACCCCCAATACTTGTCGACGACGACGATATCTCCGGCGGGATACGCTTGGCTGATGCTAGGGATATCGGTTTCGTTGATGTTGTGTGGATCGGTTACTTTCTTTATAGGTTTCTTGTTGATGCCTTGGGTTATTGGCTTGTTCATGGTATTTTACGTTGCTGGGATTGTTTCCGTGATTTCCATGTTAGGTCGTTCTATTCTTTGTTACGCCATGGCCCCCCCTCCTTCGCCTCGAAAGGATATTCCTG